A genomic stretch from Falco naumanni isolate bFalNau1 chromosome 8, bFalNau1.pat, whole genome shotgun sequence includes:
- the CD74 gene encoding HLA class II histocompatibility antigen gamma chain, with translation MAEEQRDLISDHGSSVFRARDTQRCALGSKAALSTLSILVALLIAGQAVTVYFVYQQNGQIGKLTKTSQTLQLEALQRKLPASAKPAKGAKIAIMSMPLRFPSLDPTADVATAPASNKTEDQVKHLLLQTDPRKKFPELKYNMMADNLKTLKTTMTDAEWKSFESWMHKWLLFEMAKNTKPKGRKTTAAKKVQTKCQAEASSGGVQPGHFQPQCDENGDYLPKQCNASTGYCWCSYKNGTRIEGTATREKLDCPDDAAVTTPATTVEPEMIFSGAEAVKLAV, from the exons ATGGCCGAGGAGCAGCGGGACCTCATCTCCGACCACGGCAGCAGCGTGTTCCGTGCCAGGGACACTCAGAG GTGTGCGTTGGGCAGCAAAGCCGCCCTCTCCACGCTCTCCATCCTGGTGGCACTGCTGATCGCCGGCCAGGCTGTCACCGTCTACTTCGTCTACCAGCAGAACGGGCAGATCGGCAAGCTGACCAAGACCTCCCAgaccctgcagctggaggcacTGCAGAGGAAGCTGCCTGCCA GCGCCAAGCCAGCCAAGGGTGCGAAGATAGCCATCATGAGCATGCCGCTGAGGTTCCCGTCTCTCGATCCCACTGCTGACGTG GCCACGGCTCCTGCCAGCAACAAAACTGAGGATCAAGTGAAGCACCTGCTGCTG CAAACAGACCCCAGGAAGAAGTTCCCAGAGCTGAAGTACAACATGATGGCGGACAACCTGAAGACCCTGAAGACCACCATGACTGATGCAGAATGGAAG TCCTTTGAATCCTGGATGCACAAGTGGCTGCTGTTTGAAATGGCCAAGAACACCAAGCCCAAGGGGCGCAAGAcaactgcagcaaagaaag TGCAAACTAAGTGCCAGGCGGAGGCCAGTTCTGGGGGTGTCCAACCGGGTCACTTCCAGCCGCAGTGCGATGAGAACGGCGACTACCTGCCCAAGCAGTGCAATGCCTCCACAGGCTACTGCTGGTGCTCCTACAAAAATGGCACCAGGATCGAGGGCACCGCTACTCGGGAAAAGCTGGACTGCCCTG ATGATGCTGCAGTCACTACCCCTGCTACCACTGTGGAACCGGAGATGATCTTCTCCGGGGCGGAGGCAGTCAAGCTGGCTGTGTAG
- the RPS14 gene encoding 40S ribosomal protein S14 translates to MAPRKGKEKKEEQVISLGPQVAEGENVFGVCHIFASFNDTFVHVTDLSGKETICRVTGGMKVKADRDESSPYAAMLAAQDVAQRCKELGITALHIKLRATGGNRTKTPGPGAQSALRALARSGMKIGRIEDVTPIPSDSTRRKGGRRGRRL, encoded by the exons ATGGCACCTCGTAAGGGcaaggagaagaaggaggagcaGGTCATCAGCTTGGGACCTCAGGttgctgaaggagaaaatgtgTTTGGCGTCTGTCATATCTTTGCTTCCTTCAATGACACTTTTGTCCATGTGACTGATCTCTCTGGCAA GGAAACCATCTGCCGTGTGACTGGTGGCATGAAGGTGAAGGCGGACAGAGATGAGTCTTCTCCCTATGCAGCTATGCTGGCAGCCCAAGATGTTGCCCAGCGGTGCAAGGAACTGGGCATCACTGCCCTGCACATCAAGCTGCGTGCTACTGGTGGAAATCG GACCAAAACTCCTGGACCTGGTGCCCAGTCAGCCCTGAGAGCTCTGGCTCGCTCTGGAATGAAGATCGGCCGCATTG AGGATGTCACCCCCATCCCCTCTGACAGCACTCGCAGGAAGGGTGGTCGCCGGGGACGTCGTCTGTAA